One genomic region from Halococcus qingdaonensis encodes:
- a CDS encoding thioredoxin family protein, with product MVLEESTRELERGDAAPDFELPGADGETHTLDDFDEYRALLVVFTCNHCPYAQAKMETLNELAALYGNDVAVVGINPNDAEEYPDDSFERMQELVADGTVDYDAYLRDESQDVARAYGAVCTPDPFLFRNGDAGFELAYHGRLDDAHGPDQRPSGEAGFEMAGAIESVLGGVPVDQQFRPSRGCSIKWR from the coding sequence ATGGTTCTCGAAGAATCCACGCGCGAACTCGAACGCGGCGACGCGGCCCCCGATTTCGAACTGCCCGGTGCGGACGGCGAGACGCACACGCTCGACGACTTCGACGAGTACCGGGCGCTGCTCGTCGTCTTCACCTGCAACCACTGTCCGTACGCACAGGCGAAAATGGAGACCCTCAACGAACTCGCTGCTCTCTACGGTAACGACGTCGCCGTCGTCGGCATCAATCCGAACGACGCCGAGGAGTATCCCGACGACTCCTTCGAGCGAATGCAGGAGCTCGTCGCCGACGGCACCGTCGACTACGACGCCTACCTGCGCGACGAATCCCAGGACGTAGCACGGGCCTACGGCGCGGTCTGCACACCCGATCCGTTCCTCTTTCGCAACGGCGATGCGGGGTTCGAACTTGCCTATCACGGTCGTCTCGACGACGCTCACGGCCCCGACCAGCGACCGTCGGGCGAGGCAGGGTTCGAGATGGCCGGAGCGATCGAATCGGTGCTCGGGGGCGTTCCCGTCGATCAGCAGTTCCGCCCCTCGCGCGGCTGTTCGATAAAGTGGCGCTGA
- a CDS encoding long-chain fatty acid--CoA ligase, producing MPGGTDQILRPFLWRAERMYPDVEIVSRTHDGIERYDYAAFGGRVARLANALDEAGISDDARVGTFCWNHHRHFETYFGVPDSGRQLHTINPLLPDEHIQFIVENASDELLFVDPSLLEKLGGAADPDAFASIEQFVVMGEQVPETDLDATDYESFIDGHDDEYDWPALSEDRPAGMCYTSGTTGKPKGVEYTQQMLWSHTMATLTPQGLGLDDTDVVMPVVPMFHVNAWGMPFTATAAGAKHVYPGPSPDPADLAALIEEEGVTITAGVPTVWLGLLEYMNDNEVDLSSLEQVIIGGSAAPESVVRRFDELGVDVLHAWGMTEMSPIGSVARLKDGMDEWDDTDRYAKRAKQGLMVPGLEFKVIDEGGDEIEWDGEEFGELWVRGPWVTTEYFERPEANEEDFEDGWLKTGDVVSVDPDGYIEIVDRAKDVIKSGGEWISSVELENALMAHDDVSEATVVGVPHEKWQERPVAFVVTGEERDSLKDELLELVDEDYPKWWVPDDVLFIDEVPKTATGKFSKKDLREEYSDESLIAGKAPEEAAPESD from the coding sequence ATGCCAGGAGGCACCGACCAGATCCTGCGACCGTTCCTGTGGCGCGCCGAGCGCATGTATCCCGACGTCGAGATCGTCTCGCGCACCCACGACGGGATCGAACGCTACGATTATGCCGCATTCGGCGGGCGCGTCGCCCGATTGGCGAACGCTCTCGACGAGGCCGGGATCAGTGATGACGCACGCGTTGGAACCTTTTGTTGGAACCACCACCGCCACTTCGAGACGTATTTCGGCGTGCCGGATTCCGGCCGCCAGCTCCACACGATCAACCCGCTGCTGCCCGACGAGCACATCCAGTTCATCGTCGAGAACGCGAGCGACGAACTCCTGTTCGTCGATCCGTCCCTCTTGGAGAAGCTCGGCGGCGCGGCCGACCCGGACGCGTTCGCCTCGATCGAGCAGTTCGTCGTCATGGGCGAGCAAGTGCCGGAAACGGACCTCGACGCGACCGATTACGAGTCGTTCATCGACGGGCATGACGACGAGTACGATTGGCCGGCGCTCTCCGAGGATCGGCCGGCCGGGATGTGTTACACCTCGGGCACCACCGGCAAGCCGAAGGGTGTCGAATATACCCAGCAGATGCTCTGGTCGCACACGATGGCGACGCTCACGCCCCAGGGGCTGGGTCTCGACGACACCGACGTCGTGATGCCGGTCGTCCCGATGTTCCACGTCAACGCCTGGGGGATGCCGTTCACGGCGACCGCGGCGGGCGCGAAACACGTCTATCCCGGCCCGTCGCCCGATCCCGCCGATCTCGCCGCGCTCATCGAGGAAGAAGGCGTCACGATCACGGCGGGGGTTCCCACCGTCTGGTTGGGACTGCTCGAATACATGAACGACAACGAGGTCGATCTCTCCTCGCTCGAACAGGTCATCATCGGCGGGAGCGCCGCCCCCGAGTCCGTGGTTCGACGATTCGACGAACTGGGTGTGGACGTACTCCACGCGTGGGGGATGACCGAGATGAGCCCCATCGGCTCGGTCGCACGGCTCAAGGACGGGATGGACGAGTGGGACGACACCGACCGCTACGCCAAGCGCGCCAAACAGGGACTGATGGTTCCCGGACTGGAGTTCAAAGTCATCGACGAGGGCGGCGACGAGATCGAGTGGGACGGCGAGGAGTTCGGCGAGCTCTGGGTGCGCGGGCCGTGGGTCACGACCGAATACTTCGAGCGGCCCGAGGCGAACGAGGAGGATTTCGAGGACGGATGGCTCAAGACCGGCGACGTGGTGAGCGTCGATCCAGACGGCTACATCGAGATCGTCGATCGCGCGAAGGACGTCATCAAATCCGGTGGCGAGTGGATTTCGAGCGTCGAACTCGAGAACGCACTGATGGCCCACGACGACGTGAGCGAGGCCACAGTAGTAGGAGTGCCCCACGAGAAGTGGCAGGAGCGTCCCGTCGCCTTCGTCGTCACCGGCGAGGAGCGCGATTCGCTCAAGGACGAACTGCTCGAACTCGTCGACGAGGATTACCCCAAATGGTGGGTGCCCGACGACGTGCTGTTCATCGACGAGGTGCCGAAGACCGCTACCGGGAAGTTCTCGAAGAAGGACCTCCGCGAGGAGTATTCGGACGAATCGCTGATCGCGGGCAAGGCTCCGGAGGAGGCCGCGCCCGAGAGCGACTGA
- a CDS encoding acyl-CoA dehydrogenase family protein, whose translation MELLDESIVPEHAHEVKQDAREFADEHIAPNAEEYFRTGEYPWEILEAGQEAELVAQDINEDLGGRDLDLEQMLAIGEEFYRADAGIALTLQLASFGAEIVEKYGNEDQHEEFLRPVAECEQITGLAVSEPQTGSDLAGMQTTAKKDGDEWVLNGEKYWVGNAVEGDWLTVYAKSGDSDDRYSNYSMFIVPTDAPGYEAEHIPEKMGFRASKQGHIFFEDCRIPEENLIGNEGTGFYMLAEFFNHGRVVVGGHGLGLAAAAIEEAWDFVHDRDAFNREISEFQAVQHDLSDMLIEFESARALNWRAAEKVANQDNAGYWAALAKANSTETAVDCAETGMQLHGGRSVLTENRIARVYRDCRVPVIYEGANAVQRNLIYSQRQ comes from the coding sequence ATGGAGCTACTGGACGAGTCGATCGTTCCCGAACACGCTCACGAGGTCAAGCAGGACGCTCGCGAGTTCGCCGACGAACACATCGCCCCGAACGCCGAGGAGTACTTCCGGACGGGCGAGTATCCCTGGGAAATCCTCGAAGCCGGACAGGAGGCAGAGCTGGTCGCCCAAGACATCAACGAGGATCTCGGTGGGCGCGACCTCGATCTGGAGCAGATGCTCGCCATCGGCGAGGAGTTCTACAGGGCCGACGCGGGCATCGCACTCACGCTCCAACTGGCGAGTTTCGGCGCGGAGATCGTCGAGAAATACGGCAACGAGGACCAGCACGAGGAGTTCCTCCGGCCGGTCGCCGAGTGCGAGCAGATAACGGGGTTGGCGGTTTCGGAACCTCAGACCGGCAGCGATCTCGCCGGGATGCAGACCACCGCTAAGAAGGACGGCGACGAGTGGGTGCTGAACGGCGAGAAATACTGGGTCGGCAACGCCGTCGAGGGCGACTGGCTCACCGTCTACGCCAAGAGCGGCGACTCCGACGACCGCTACTCGAACTACTCGATGTTCATCGTGCCCACGGACGCACCGGGCTACGAGGCCGAGCACATCCCCGAGAAGATGGGCTTTCGCGCCTCCAAACAGGGTCACATCTTCTTCGAGGACTGCCGGATCCCCGAGGAGAACCTCATCGGCAACGAGGGCACCGGCTTCTACATGCTCGCCGAGTTCTTCAACCACGGTCGCGTCGTCGTCGGCGGACATGGATTGGGACTCGCCGCGGCGGCCATCGAGGAGGCCTGGGACTTCGTCCACGACCGTGACGCCTTCAACCGCGAGATCAGCGAGTTTCAGGCCGTCCAGCACGATCTCTCGGACATGCTCATCGAGTTCGAGAGCGCTCGGGCGCTCAACTGGCGCGCCGCCGAGAAGGTCGCCAATCAGGACAACGCGGGCTACTGGGCCGCTCTCGCCAAGGCGAACTCGACGGAGACGGCCGTCGACTGCGCCGAGACCGGCATGCAGCTCCACGGCGGGCGCTCCGTCTTGACCGAGAACCGTATCGCACGCGTCTACCGCGACTGCCGGGTGCCCGTCATCTACGAGGGCGCGAACGCCGTCCAGCGCAACCTGATCTACAGCCAGCGCCAGTAG
- a CDS encoding GNAT family N-acetyltransferase produces the protein MPTYRPVPDDRIDEFRAIQQYAFSPAEPTEPVESVDDLPRRAKHGARRGLFDGEELLCTGAHHWFTTTVRGGEHPLAGLAGVATPPENRRQGLIARLLSESLAEYRERDQYLSALWPFEYAFYRQYGWAQAGTTAIYECEPEALAFAAETDHDGEFRRLDADDFAAMDPVLAAAGEGVSLWMRRSEAWWRDRVFTGRENDPYVYGVERDGDLRGYVVYHIDADDGRTMRVKECNAIDNAAFLDLLRFLFYHDSQVERVRIRGRADWPLADLVDDPRAVDCELVPGGMVRIVDVEQALAALDYPAAVEGRVVLSVDDPSAAWNDNTFALAVRDGAATCTPVDESPDARVAITTLSQLFVGHFSIEHARMAGDLTVESEETAARLAAMFPPRDVILSEDF, from the coding sequence ATGCCCACCTACCGCCCGGTGCCCGACGACCGGATCGACGAGTTTCGGGCGATCCAGCAGTACGCTTTCAGTCCCGCCGAGCCGACGGAACCCGTCGAGAGCGTCGACGACCTGCCGCGACGGGCGAAACACGGTGCGCGCCGCGGTCTCTTCGACGGCGAGGAACTGCTCTGTACCGGTGCCCACCACTGGTTCACGACCACGGTGCGCGGTGGCGAGCATCCGCTGGCGGGGCTCGCGGGTGTCGCCACGCCACCGGAGAACCGTCGGCAGGGGTTGATCGCCCGCCTGCTCAGCGAATCGCTCGCCGAGTACCGCGAGCGTGACCAGTATCTCTCGGCGCTCTGGCCGTTCGAGTACGCCTTCTACCGGCAGTATGGGTGGGCACAGGCCGGCACCACCGCGATCTACGAGTGCGAGCCCGAAGCGCTCGCCTTCGCGGCCGAAACCGACCACGACGGGGAGTTTCGCCGACTCGATGCCGACGATTTCGCGGCGATGGACCCGGTGCTCGCGGCCGCCGGCGAGGGCGTCTCGCTCTGGATGCGCCGCAGCGAAGCGTGGTGGCGCGATCGAGTTTTCACCGGTCGCGAGAACGATCCCTACGTCTACGGCGTCGAGCGCGATGGCGACCTCCGGGGATACGTCGTCTACCACATCGACGCCGACGACGGGCGCACGATGCGAGTGAAGGAGTGCAACGCGATCGACAACGCAGCGTTCCTCGATCTCCTGCGATTCCTGTTCTACCACGACTCGCAGGTCGAGCGCGTCCGCATCCGTGGCCGAGCCGACTGGCCGCTGGCCGATCTCGTCGACGATCCCCGCGCCGTCGATTGCGAACTGGTTCCCGGTGGGATGGTCCGTATCGTCGACGTCGAACAGGCGCTCGCCGCCCTCGACTACCCCGCCGCTGTCGAGGGCCGCGTCGTACTCTCGGTCGACGATCCGAGTGCCGCGTGGAACGACAATACGTTCGCGCTCGCGGTGCGGGACGGCGCAGCGACCTGCACTCCAGTCGATGAATCACCGGACGCACGTGTCGCGATCACGACGCTCTCACAGCTGTTCGTCGGCCACTTCTCGATCGAGCATGCGAGGATGGCTGGCGACCTCACCGTCGAATCGGAGGAGACGGCGGCACGTCTCGCGGCGATGTTCCCGCCACGAGACGTGATTCTCAGTGAAGACTTCTGA
- a CDS encoding undecaprenyl-diphosphate phosphatase — MDPSVALSLIVGILQGIFEWLPISSEGNITLYLTVVENVSPAVAVQLSLFLHAGTALSALAYYRDEVAALLGEIPNWRPDRAFDRDRSELTFLVVATLATGVVGLPAYVALEELVSQLAGGAFVALIGVLLIVTGFVQRGVEGRGGRRGTPDLVDAVLVGGLQGLAILPGVSRSGTTASALLLRGHDGPSSFRLSFLLSIPAALGAGAITTLSDGIPAISPAMAAVALATSAIVGYLTIDALMRLVERVSFWLVCVGLGALAVIGGGVFLV; from the coding sequence ATGGACCCCTCGGTCGCGCTGTCGCTCATCGTCGGAATCCTGCAGGGCATCTTCGAGTGGCTGCCGATATCGAGCGAGGGGAACATCACGCTGTATCTGACGGTCGTCGAAAACGTCTCGCCGGCGGTCGCTGTCCAACTGTCGCTTTTCCTTCATGCTGGCACCGCGCTCTCGGCGCTCGCCTACTACCGCGACGAGGTCGCGGCTCTGCTCGGCGAGATTCCAAACTGGCGACCCGATCGGGCGTTCGACCGCGATCGCTCCGAACTCACTTTCCTCGTCGTCGCCACGCTCGCGACCGGTGTGGTCGGACTACCCGCGTACGTCGCCCTCGAAGAGCTCGTCAGCCAGCTCGCCGGCGGGGCGTTCGTCGCACTCATCGGTGTCCTGCTGATCGTCACGGGCTTCGTCCAGCGCGGAGTCGAGGGCCGTGGCGGACGGCGCGGAACGCCGGATCTCGTCGATGCGGTGCTCGTGGGCGGGCTCCAGGGACTGGCGATCCTGCCGGGCGTCTCCCGATCGGGAACGACCGCGAGTGCGCTCCTCCTGCGGGGCCACGACGGCCCCTCGTCGTTCCGGCTCTCCTTCCTGCTCTCGATCCCGGCAGCGCTCGGCGCGGGGGCGATCACGACGCTCAGCGACGGGATCCCGGCGATCTCGCCTGCGATGGCCGCCGTTGCGCTCGCGACGAGCGCGATCGTCGGCTATCTCACGATCGACGCGCTGATGCGACTGGTTGAACGCGTCTCGTTCTGGCTGGTCTGTGTCGGTCTCGGCGCACTCGCGGTGATCGGCGGTGGCGTCTTCCTCGTCTGA
- a CDS encoding O-antigen ligase family protein, translated as MSGHLAERFGTAGNALAVGESEVRTYVWTALLLTTLIAVCVPVVAAVSGLPTPVLVVVAGLCYLAVVFASGHALAGLASAAIVLTLFDISTTLVEGPGIATIDVMAADVVTVPLLFVLLYEFLDDRPSVGFNGRSIATFGLVGFVAWAFVAGLVANGGSSGAGVMYAIEQLRNLVVFAVAALIVHRSDVRCVVYPFLVAVAGNLLLSLAQIVNEGMLGFPFLGEPPDRYLRSFMLSSFEIATGFYAGGFVGHGRELVMVLLLALPLAVAVTIRRAWLSPFVVAAAAVSVLSIRVADTDAGWATLILLGLGFGACLTLWLLVTAKRRHSIAVTASASVVAIAVWGVIARVLLFVLQSGDGDTSIFRTDTLAIRIEEYVTAIQLAVKYPLFGIGGKNFYVFSERYGLPADLGVHNTILSNLAATGFVGGGLYLLAILTVAFVAFRLIVSTEGVERLLWIAMLCSMATFHAYSSWMAAYHWTVGNAAFWLLAGATIGTASRRYRGWTTNTEVTEEELSTTGRIQG; from the coding sequence GTGAGTGGACATCTCGCCGAGCGGTTCGGGACGGCCGGCAACGCCCTGGCGGTCGGCGAGAGCGAGGTGCGAACCTACGTGTGGACGGCACTGCTGCTGACCACACTGATCGCCGTCTGCGTGCCCGTAGTCGCTGCGGTGAGCGGTCTCCCGACCCCGGTGCTCGTCGTCGTCGCCGGCCTCTGCTATCTCGCGGTCGTGTTCGCGAGCGGACATGCTCTCGCGGGGCTCGCGAGCGCCGCCATCGTCCTCACACTGTTTGACATCTCTACGACGCTCGTCGAGGGGCCCGGCATCGCGACGATCGACGTGATGGCCGCCGACGTCGTCACCGTCCCGTTGCTGTTCGTCCTCCTCTACGAGTTTCTCGACGACCGACCGTCCGTGGGGTTCAACGGGCGGTCGATCGCGACGTTCGGACTGGTCGGGTTCGTCGCCTGGGCGTTCGTCGCCGGCCTCGTCGCCAACGGTGGCTCGTCGGGGGCCGGTGTCATGTACGCCATCGAGCAGTTGCGCAATCTCGTCGTGTTCGCCGTCGCCGCGCTGATCGTCCACCGATCGGATGTCCGCTGTGTCGTCTACCCGTTTCTCGTCGCCGTCGCGGGCAACCTGCTGCTCTCGCTCGCGCAGATCGTCAACGAGGGGATGCTCGGCTTCCCGTTTCTCGGCGAGCCGCCCGACCGCTATCTACGCTCGTTTATGCTAAGCTCGTTCGAGATCGCGACCGGCTTCTACGCGGGCGGGTTCGTCGGCCACGGCCGCGAACTGGTGATGGTGCTGTTGCTCGCGCTCCCGCTCGCAGTCGCCGTCACGATCCGGCGCGCGTGGCTCTCGCCGTTCGTCGTGGCTGCGGCTGCCGTTTCTGTGCTCTCGATCCGCGTCGCCGACACGGACGCCGGCTGGGCGACGCTCATCCTGCTCGGACTCGGTTTCGGCGCATGTCTCACTCTCTGGCTGCTCGTCACCGCGAAGCGACGCCATTCGATCGCCGTGACGGCGTCCGCCAGCGTCGTCGCGATCGCCGTCTGGGGGGTCATCGCCCGCGTGCTGTTGTTCGTCCTCCAGTCAGGTGACGGCGACACGTCGATCTTCCGCACCGATACGCTGGCGATACGGATCGAGGAGTACGTCACGGCGATCCAGCTCGCGGTCAAATATCCGCTGTTCGGCATCGGCGGGAAGAACTTCTACGTGTTCTCGGAGCGCTACGGGCTGCCGGCGGATCTCGGCGTCCACAACACCATCCTGTCGAACCTCGCCGCGACGGGGTTCGTCGGCGGTGGCCTCTATCTCCTCGCCATTCTCACTGTGGCGTTCGTTGCTTTCCGGCTGATCGTGAGCACTGAGGGCGTCGAGCGTCTGCTGTGGATCGCCATGCTCTGTTCGATGGCCACCTTCCACGCCTACTCCTCGTGGATGGCAGCCTACCACTGGACGGTCGGCAACGCGGCGTTCTGGCTGCTCGCCGGCGCGACGATCGGCACGGCGAGTCGCCGCTACCGTGGTTGGACGACGAACACCGAGGTGACAGAGGAAGAACTGTCGACGACGGGTCGCATCCAGGGCTGA
- a CDS encoding thiolase C-terminal domain-containing protein, with product MRDAYVVGAGQSPFGSFPDATYRSLFETAFDRALDSTSGAFDPDRIDEAFLGTLGVGGRQIGLSAPAVTEHVGLHTTPTTRVENACAAGGYAFRSAVTAVQSGRADVVLAGGYEVMTDTSADQTRWWLGVSGDTEYERLSGTTFAGVYAQMANAYFHEYDADPEALARVAVKNHANGAENPNAHLGFACSMADATDAPPVADPLNRYHCCPISDGASAVLVVSEDVAEEFAPVRVAGVGAASGRVGLFERDTLTSIPASAAAAERAYERADIDPEDVDFAEVHDCFAIAELLAYEDLGFCERGEAGALLDDGRTDPDGELPVNTSGGLKSKGHPIGATGTGQLVELFEQFQERAHVQVDSPEIGLAHNVGGSGGGATVTVLERTDVGGA from the coding sequence ATGCGCGATGCATACGTCGTCGGCGCGGGCCAGTCGCCGTTCGGCTCGTTCCCGGACGCGACCTACCGTTCGCTGTTCGAGACGGCCTTCGACCGCGCGCTCGACAGTACCAGCGGGGCGTTCGATCCCGATCGCATCGACGAGGCCTTCCTCGGAACGCTCGGCGTCGGCGGCCGTCAGATCGGTCTGAGCGCGCCGGCCGTCACCGAACACGTCGGCCTCCACACGACTCCGACGACGCGCGTCGAGAACGCCTGTGCGGCCGGCGGCTACGCGTTCCGGTCGGCGGTCACGGCGGTGCAGTCGGGCCGGGCCGACGTCGTCCTCGCCGGCGGCTACGAAGTGATGACCGACACGAGCGCCGACCAGACCAGATGGTGGCTCGGCGTGAGCGGCGACACCGAGTACGAGCGTCTCAGCGGGACGACCTTTGCGGGGGTGTACGCCCAGATGGCGAACGCCTACTTTCACGAGTACGACGCGGACCCGGAGGCGCTCGCACGGGTCGCCGTCAAAAACCACGCCAACGGTGCCGAGAACCCGAACGCACATCTCGGATTCGCCTGCTCGATGGCCGACGCGACCGATGCACCACCGGTGGCCGATCCGCTCAATCGCTATCATTGCTGTCCGATCTCCGACGGGGCGAGCGCCGTCCTCGTGGTTTCGGAGGACGTCGCAGAAGAGTTCGCCCCCGTTCGCGTCGCGGGCGTCGGCGCGGCGAGCGGTCGTGTCGGTCTGTTCGAGCGCGACACCCTCACCTCGATCCCGGCGAGCGCGGCTGCCGCCGAGCGCGCCTACGAGCGAGCCGACATCGACCCAGAAGACGTCGATTTCGCCGAGGTCCACGATTGTTTCGCCATCGCGGAACTGCTGGCCTACGAGGATCTCGGCTTCTGCGAGCGCGGCGAGGCGGGGGCGCTCCTCGACGACGGGCGGACCGATCCCGACGGTGAACTGCCGGTCAACACCTCCGGCGGGCTGAAATCGAAGGGCCATCCGATCGGCGCGACCGGCACCGGACAGCTCGTCGAGCTGTTCGAGCAGTTCCAAGAACGCGCACACGTCCAAGTCGATTCGCCCGAGATCGGCCTCGCCCACAACGTCGGCGGGAGCGGCGGCGGGGCCACGGTGACGGTTCTCGAACGCACGGACGTGGGAGGGGCGTAA
- a CDS encoding zinc ribbon domain-containing protein — MRGLDAVATYLPCYRLAGEAVEEAWGRSPHREMVVPGADEDAFTMAVAATERLIETGVEREAIEHVALASTTPPLDEGLFAPRLGRALGLERDVETSEHTGSTLAGAEALSRALDANGPALVVVSDCPNGDPADGWGAGAVALLVADEATVGIPERAWYADEYPGLRYRERGSEDVASIGVTTYERDAIRECVAGAATRIDDIESVAHAALHQPDARMPSRIAGDLSINDDVIERGTVVGRVGDAGAATVFLGLARALRGADADDRTLAGAFGSGGAGAAFVLDGGLDIAGLADGEIPSGERISYTTALRKRGVLDEEEVAGGGARVSLPTWRESLDQRYRLRAGRCPDCETVAFPPEGACPHCGSRADYEPYDLPRVGVVRARTVVGQGGAPPEFAAQQRRDGAYGVVVVGFEGTDATLPAQLTDCDPESVAIGDELRAVVRRIYEQEGIARYGVKFVPTA, encoded by the coding sequence ATGAGGGGTCTCGACGCCGTCGCGACCTATCTCCCGTGCTACCGACTCGCCGGTGAGGCGGTCGAGGAGGCGTGGGGTCGGAGTCCGCACCGAGAAATGGTGGTGCCTGGGGCCGACGAGGACGCCTTTACGATGGCCGTCGCGGCGACCGAGCGGCTGATCGAGACGGGTGTCGAGCGTGAGGCGATCGAACACGTCGCCCTCGCGAGCACGACGCCACCGCTGGACGAAGGGCTGTTCGCACCGCGACTCGGACGCGCGCTCGGGCTGGAACGGGACGTGGAAACGAGCGAGCACACCGGGAGTACGCTCGCTGGTGCCGAGGCGCTCTCGCGGGCGCTCGACGCCAACGGACCGGCGCTCGTGGTCGTGTCGGACTGCCCCAACGGCGATCCGGCCGATGGGTGGGGTGCCGGCGCGGTCGCACTCCTCGTCGCCGACGAGGCCACCGTCGGGATTCCAGAACGGGCGTGGTACGCCGACGAGTATCCCGGACTCCGCTATCGCGAGCGCGGTTCGGAGGACGTGGCGTCGATCGGCGTCACGACGTACGAGCGGGACGCGATCCGGGAATGCGTGGCCGGGGCCGCCACAAGGATCGACGATATCGAGAGCGTCGCGCACGCCGCGCTCCACCAGCCCGACGCGCGGATGCCGAGCCGTATCGCGGGCGATCTCTCGATCAACGACGATGTGATCGAACGCGGCACCGTCGTCGGTCGGGTGGGTGATGCCGGCGCGGCCACCGTCTTCCTGGGACTGGCTCGCGCGCTCAGGGGTGCCGACGCGGACGACCGGACACTCGCGGGCGCGTTCGGTAGCGGTGGCGCAGGAGCGGCGTTCGTCCTCGATGGCGGCCTCGATATCGCGGGGCTCGCTGATGGGGAAATCCCCAGTGGCGAGCGGATCTCGTACACGACCGCCCTCCGCAAGCGTGGCGTGCTCGACGAGGAGGAAGTCGCGGGCGGCGGCGCACGCGTCAGCCTCCCGACGTGGCGCGAGAGCCTCGACCAGCGCTACCGACTCCGGGCCGGGCGCTGTCCCGACTGCGAAACGGTGGCGTTCCCGCCGGAAGGTGCCTGTCCGCACTGCGGTTCGCGAGCCGATTACGAGCCGTACGACCTGCCACGCGTCGGCGTCGTTAGGGCGCGAACGGTCGTCGGGCAGGGCGGCGCACCACCCGAGTTCGCCGCCCAGCAGCGCCGCGACGGTGCCTACGGGGTCGTCGTGGTCGGTTTCGAAGGGACCGACGCGACGCTGCCGGCACAGCTCACCGACTGCGATCCCGAGTCGGTGGCGATCGGCGACGAGCTCCGGGCCGTCGTCCGTCGGATCTACGAGCAGGAGGGGATCGCGCGCTACGGCGTGAAGTTCGTCCCGACCGCATAG
- a CDS encoding MaoC/PaaZ C-terminal domain-containing protein: MPYSYEPHYFEDLDVGQRFESAGRTVTETDFALHSMFTGDWTELHTNKEYSEDGPFGERIAQGPMTFILSTGLFQRTGIVERTVVAFLGMNYMDLPSAVRIGETISCEFEVAEKRDLESRDDAGLVVVDVVTSNHEGEVKLEGDMKFLFKNKE, translated from the coding sequence ATGCCATACAGTTACGAACCACACTACTTCGAGGATCTCGACGTGGGTCAGCGCTTCGAGAGCGCCGGACGAACGGTTACGGAGACGGATTTCGCCCTGCACTCGATGTTCACCGGCGACTGGACCGAACTCCACACGAACAAGGAGTATTCCGAAGACGGTCCGTTCGGCGAGCGCATCGCCCAAGGACCGATGACGTTCATCCTCTCGACGGGTCTGTTCCAGCGCACGGGGATCGTCGAGCGGACCGTAGTGGCGTTTCTCGGGATGAACTACATGGACCTCCCCAGCGCGGTGCGAATCGGGGAGACGATCAGCTGTGAGTTCGAGGTGGCCGAGAAACGCGATCTGGAGAGCCGCGACGATGCCGGCCTCGTCGTCGTCGACGTCGTGACCTCTAACCACGAGGGAGAGGTGAAACTAGAGGGAGACATGAAATTCCTGTTCAAGAACAAGGAGTGA